A window from Capricornis sumatraensis isolate serow.1 chromosome 5, serow.2, whole genome shotgun sequence encodes these proteins:
- the NAPEPLD gene encoding N-acyl-phosphatidylethanolamine-hydrolyzing phospholipase D isoform X1 — MDENETNQPLMTTSQYPKEAVRKRQNSRNSGGSDSSRCSRKSFKLDYRLEEDVTKSKRGKDGRFVNPWPTWKNPSILNALRWLIMERDHSGVPCSKEVLDKELPILKPYFIDDPEEAGVREAGLRVTWLGHATVMVEMDELILLTDPIFSARASPSQRVGPKRFRRAPCTVDELPRIDAVLVSHNHYDHLDYSSVIALNERFGNELRWFVPLGLLDWMQKCGCENVIELDWWEENCVPGHDRVTFVFTPSQHWCKRTLMDDNKVLWGSWSVLGPWNRFFFAGDTGYCSAFEEIGKRFGPFDLAAIPIGAYEPRWFMKYQHVDPEEAVKIHTDVQAKKSVAIHWGTFALASEHYLEPPVKLCEALERYGLKTEDFFVLKHGESRHLNTNDEDVE, encoded by the exons ATGGATGAAAATGAAACCAACCAGCCCCTGATGACAACTAGCCAGTATCCTAAAGAAGCAGTGAGAAAGCGCCAAAATTCACGGAATTCTGGAGGAAGTGATTCTTCTAGGTGTTCCAGGAAGAGTTTCAAACTGGATTACAGACTAGAAGAAGATGTAACTAAATCAAAGAGAGGAAAGGATGGGAGATTCGTTAACCCTTGGCCAACGTGGAAAAATCCCTCTATTCTAAATGCTCTCAGATGGCTGATAATGGAAAGAGATCACAGCGGCGTTCCATGCTCCAAAGAGGTA CTTGATAAAGAACTCCCGATACTTAAGCCCTATTTTATTGATGACCCTGAAGAAGCTGGAGTGAGGGAAGCTGGCTTAAGAGTCACATGGCTGGGACATGCGACAGTGATGGTGGAAATGGACGAGCTCATCTTGCTCACAGACCCCATCTTCAGTGCTCGGGCCTCCCCATCCCAGCGCGTGGGTCCCAAGCGGTTTCGTCGTGCCCCATGCACCGTCGACGAGCTGCCCCGCATAGACGCAGTCCTTGTCAGCCACAACCACTACGACCACCTGGACTACAGTTCTGTCATCGCTCTCAATGAGCGCTTCGGTAACGAGCTGAGATGGTTTGTGCCCTTGGGGCTCCTGGACTGGATGCAGAAGTGCGGCTGTGAGAATGTGATCGAGCTGGACTGGTGGGAGGAGAACTGTGTCCCCGGACATGACAGGGTCACCTTTGTGTTCACGCCTTCCCAGCACTGGTGTAAAAGGACTCTGATGGATGACAACAAGGTTCTCTGGGGCAGCTGGTCTGTCTTGGGGCCTTGGAACCGATTTTTTTTTGCAGGAGATACTGGTTATTGCTCTGCTTTTGAAGAGATAGGAAAAAGATTTGGCCCTTTTGACCTTGCAGCTATTCCCATTGGAGCGTATGAACCAAG GTGGTTTATGAAGTACCAGCATGTAGACCCAGAAGAGGCTGTAAAGATTCACACTGATGTTCAGGCAAAGAAGTCTGTGGCAATTCACTGGGGAACTTTTGCCTTAGCAAGTGAG CATTATTTAGAGCCTCCAGTGAAACTATGTGAAGCTCTAGAAAGATATGGACTTAAGACTGAGGATTTTTTTGTCCTGAAGCACGGCGAATCAAGACACCTTAATACTAATGATGAAGATGTTGAGTAA
- the NAPEPLD gene encoding N-acyl-phosphatidylethanolamine-hydrolyzing phospholipase D isoform X2, translating into MDENETNQPLMTTSQYPKEAVRKRQNSRNSGGSDSSRCSRKSFKLDYRLEEDVTKSKRGKDGRFVNPWPTWKNPSILNALRWLIMERDHSGVPCSKEVLDKELPILKPYFIDDPEEAGVREAGLRVTWLGHATVMVEMDELILLTDPIFSARASPSQRVGPKRFRRAPCTVDELPRIDAVLVSHNHYDHLDYSSVIALNERFGDTGYCSAFEEIGKRFGPFDLAAIPIGAYEPRWFMKYQHVDPEEAVKIHTDVQAKKSVAIHWGTFALASEHYLEPPVKLCEALERYGLKTEDFFVLKHGESRHLNTNDEDVE; encoded by the exons ATGGATGAAAATGAAACCAACCAGCCCCTGATGACAACTAGCCAGTATCCTAAAGAAGCAGTGAGAAAGCGCCAAAATTCACGGAATTCTGGAGGAAGTGATTCTTCTAGGTGTTCCAGGAAGAGTTTCAAACTGGATTACAGACTAGAAGAAGATGTAACTAAATCAAAGAGAGGAAAGGATGGGAGATTCGTTAACCCTTGGCCAACGTGGAAAAATCCCTCTATTCTAAATGCTCTCAGATGGCTGATAATGGAAAGAGATCACAGCGGCGTTCCATGCTCCAAAGAGGTA CTTGATAAAGAACTCCCGATACTTAAGCCCTATTTTATTGATGACCCTGAAGAAGCTGGAGTGAGGGAAGCTGGCTTAAGAGTCACATGGCTGGGACATGCGACAGTGATGGTGGAAATGGACGAGCTCATCTTGCTCACAGACCCCATCTTCAGTGCTCGGGCCTCCCCATCCCAGCGCGTGGGTCCCAAGCGGTTTCGTCGTGCCCCATGCACCGTCGACGAGCTGCCCCGCATAGACGCAGTCCTTGTCAGCCACAACCACTACGACCACCTGGACTACAGTTCTGTCATCGCTCTCAATGAGCGCTTCG GAGATACTGGTTATTGCTCTGCTTTTGAAGAGATAGGAAAAAGATTTGGCCCTTTTGACCTTGCAGCTATTCCCATTGGAGCGTATGAACCAAG GTGGTTTATGAAGTACCAGCATGTAGACCCAGAAGAGGCTGTAAAGATTCACACTGATGTTCAGGCAAAGAAGTCTGTGGCAATTCACTGGGGAACTTTTGCCTTAGCAAGTGAG CATTATTTAGAGCCTCCAGTGAAACTATGTGAAGCTCTAGAAAGATATGGACTTAAGACTGAGGATTTTTTTGTCCTGAAGCACGGCGAATCAAGACACCTTAATACTAATGATGAAGATGTTGAGTAA